A window of Mustela nigripes isolate SB6536 chromosome 9, MUSNIG.SB6536, whole genome shotgun sequence contains these coding sequences:
- the ARPC5L gene encoding actin-related protein 2/3 complex subunit 5-like protein isoform X1, with protein sequence MARNTLSSRFRRVDIDEFDENKFVDEQEEAAAAAGEPGPDPSEVDGLLRQGDMLRAFHAALRNSPVNTKNQAVKERAQGVVLKVLTNFKSSEIEQAVQSLDRNGIDLLMKYIYKGFEKPTENSSAVLLQWHEKALAVGGLGSIIRVLTARKTV encoded by the exons ATGGCCCGGAACACGCTGTCCTCGCGCTTCCGTCGGGTGGACATCGACGAGTTTGACGAGAACAAATTCGTGGACGAgcaggaggaggcggcggcggcggcgggcgagCCAGGCCCGGACCCTAGCGAGGTGGACGGCCTTCTGCGGCAA GGGGACATGCTTCGGGCCTTCCATGCCGCCTTGCGGAACTCTCCCGTCAACACCAAGAATCAGGCCGTGAAG gaGCGAGCCCAGGGCGTGGTGCTGAAAGTGCTCACGAACTTTAAGAGCAGTGAAATTGAGCAGGCCGTCCAGTCTCTGGACAGAAATGGCATTGACTTGCTAATGAAGTACATTTATAAAGGCTTTGAGAAGCCCACAGAAAACAGCAGCGCAGTGTTACTCCAGTGGCATGAAAAG GCGTTAGCAGTAGGAGGACTAGGCTCCATTATAAGAGTTCTTACAGCAAGaaagactgtttaa
- the ARPC5L gene encoding actin-related protein 2/3 complex subunit 5-like protein isoform X2 produces MARNTLSSRFRRVDIDEFDENKFVDEQEEAAAAAGEPGPDPSEDHPAYPIDEMGSREGPSRGKIDSAAWCRTWLMGKQYQKGSRVGSMARTIPRWRGTRLPLQVPWEHHNNLAEASQCWARSKYPGL; encoded by the exons ATGGCCCGGAACACGCTGTCCTCGCGCTTCCGTCGGGTGGACATCGACGAGTTTGACGAGAACAAATTCGTGGACGAgcaggaggaggcggcggcggcggcgggcgagCCAGGCCCGGACCCTAGCGAG GACCACCCTGCTTACCCCATTGATGAAATGGGGTCGCGAGAAGGACCCTCGCGAGGGAAGATTGATTCTGCAGCCTGGTGCAGGACATGGCTTATGGGCAAGCAGTACCAAAAAGGCTCCAGGGTTGGGTCTATGGCCAGGACCATCCCCAGATG GAGGGGGACAAGGCTGCCCTTACAGGTTCCGTGGGAGCATCACAACAACCTTGCAGAGGCTTCACAGTGCTGGGCACGCAGCAAGTATCCTGGACTATAG
- the GOLGA1 gene encoding golgin subfamily A member 1 isoform X1, with the protein MFAKLKKKIAEETAVSQRPGGATRIPRSVSKESVASMGADSGDDFASDGSSSREDLSSQLLRRNEQIRKLEARLSDYAEQVRNLQKIKEKLEIALEKHQDSSMRKFQEQNETFQANRAKMAEGLALALARKDQEWSEKMDQLEKEKRFLTAQLQEMKNQSLNLFQRRDEMDELEGFQQQELSKVKHMLLKKEESLGKMEQELEARTRELSHTREELMTSSQMSSDLSQKLEELQRHCSALEEQRDHVTASNTGVENKISALEQKEQELQAFIQQLSMDLQKATAETQEKEILITHLQEKVSSLEKRLEQNLSGEEHVQELLKEKTVAEQNLEDTRQQLLAARSSQAKAIDVLETRVKELEQSLLASEEKLKHSEDVAAAQEARIQELAAANRESSLAQQQVLAREQQGMELVRTLEAQLAALERAQAAEQRAAEQAVRQLEQENAALKESKSECEHSLQHHQLELKKLKEEWSQREIVSVAMAQALDEVRKQREELQQQAADLTAVVEEKEQTLQEKTEVILQKEQEIFQLKKGHDSALSQMHQLQSELEALQSLRAEEAEAAAADDVLRLPSPDQGLALSGPEPHVTSRATGGPVYQLPAAEGIPNGEVEVMDLGQLQKEKQDLEQQLLEKNKTIKQMQQRMLELRKTLQKELKIRPDNELFEVRDKPGPEMPNMAPSVTNSADLTDAREINFEYLKHVVLKFMSCRESEAFHLIKAVSVLLNFSQEEENMLKETLEYKMSWFGSKPAPKGSIRPSISNPRIPWS; encoded by the exons ACTATGCTGAACAGGTCCGAAACTTgcagaagataaaagagaagctTGAAATTGCATTAGAAAAACACCAGGATT CTTCCATGCGGAAATTTCAAGAGCAGAATGAGACATTCCAAGCCAACAGAGCCAAAATGGCAGAAGGACTGGCTTTGGCATTAGCCAGAAAGGACCAG gaatggTCAGAAAAAATGGATCAGCTTGAAAAG GAGAAAAGGTTTCTGACAGCTCAGTTACAGGAAATGAAGAACCAGAGTTTGAATCTTTTCCAAAGGAGGGATGAAATGGATGAATTAGAGGGGTTCCAGCAACAGGAACTAAGTAAAGTAAAGCACATG cttttaaaaaaagaagaaagtctggGGAAAATGGAGCAAGAGTTGGAGGCTCGAACCAGAGAACTTAGTCACACCCGGGAGGAGTTGATGACCTCCAGTCAGATGTCATCAGACTTGAGCCAGAAGCTAGAAGAATTGCAGAGACACTGCTCAGCGCTGGAAGAGCAGAG AGATCATGTGACAGCTTCAAACACAGGTGTGGAAAATAAGATCTCAGCCCTGGAGCAAAAGGAACAAGAGCTCCAAGCATTCATTCAGCAGCTTTCCATGGATTTGCAGAAG GCCACTGCTGAGACTCAAGAGAAGGaaatactcatcacccatttgCAGGAGAAGGTCTCATCCTTGGAGAAGAGACTAGAGCAGAACTTATCAGGAGAAGAACACGTGCAAGAACTGCTGAAAGAG AAAACTGTTGCTGAGCAGAATTTGGAGGATACCAGACAGCAGCTCCTGGCAGCCAGAAGCAGCCAGGCCAAGGCCATTGACGTCTTGGAGACTCGG GTGAAGGAGCTGGAGCAGAGCTTGCTGGCATCGGAGGAGAAGCTGAAGCACAGCGAGGATGTCGCAGCGGCCCAGGAGGCTCGGATTCAGGAGCTA GCCGCCGCAAACAGGGAGAGCAGCCTGGCGCAGCAGCAGGTGCTGGCTCGGGAGCAGCAGGGCATGGAGCTCGTCCGCACGCTGGAGGCCCAGCTCGCCGCCCTGGAGAGAGCTCAGGCGGCTGAGCAGAGGGCCGCGGAGCAAGCGGtg AGACAGCTGGAGCAAGAAAACGCAGCCCTCAAAGAAAGTAAGAGTGAATGTGAGCATTCTTTACAACACCACCAGCTTGAGCTGAAGAAGCTAAAG GAAGAATGGAGCCAAAGAGAAATTGTGAGTGTGGCCATGGCTCAAGCCCTGGACGAGGTgcggaagcagagggaggagctccAGCAGCAG GCTGCTGACCTCACAGCTGTCGTagaggagaaggagcagactctgcaggaaaaaaCCGAGGTGATTCTCCAGAAAGAGCAGGAGATTTTCCAGCTGAAGAAAG GTCACGACTCTGCCCTGTCGCAGATGCACCAGCTGCAGAGTGAACTGGAGGCCCTGCAGAGCCTGAGGGCGGAGGAGGCTGAGGCTGCTGCAGCAGACGACGTGCTGAGGCTGCCCAGCCCGGACCAGGGCTTGGCACTGTCGGGGCCCGAGCCACAC GTAACCTCAAGGGCCACGGGGGGCCCCGTGTACCAGCTTCCAGCAGCAGAGGGAATCCCAAACGGCGAGGTGGAGGTCATGGACCTAGGGCAgctacagaaggaaaaacaggacTTGGAGCAGCAACTTCTGGAGAAAAATAAG ACCATAAAGCAGATGCAGCAGAGGATGCTGGAACTCAGAAAGACTCTCCAGAAGGAACTG AAAATCAGACCCGACAACGAGCTCTTTGAAGTCCGGGACAAGCCTGGCCCTGAGATGCCGAACATGGCTCCTTCTGTCACGAACAGCGCAGACCTGACCGATGCCCGCGAGATCAACTTTGAATACCTGAAGCACGTGGTTCTGAAATTCATGTCCTGTCGGGAATCTGAG GCTTTTCACCTTATAAAAGCTGTGTCAGTGTTGCTGAACTTCTCACAAGAGGAAGAGAACATGCTCAAAGAAACCCTGGAGTATAAG ATGTCGTGGTTTGGGTCCAAGCCAGCCCCCAAGGGCAGCATCCGGCCCTCCATCTCCAACCCTCGGATACCCTGGTCCTAG